Below is a window of Planococcus rifietoensis DNA.
GGAAAATGGATATGAATATTCCATGGCCTTCACCTACTCTCTTTCGATAATCCCCCAGCGTTTACGGATTTCTTCCGTTTGCTGGATCATCCGGTCGAACAATTCCTGGACAGTCGGCACGTCCCGGATCAAGCCCGTCACTTGCCCTGCCCAGCCGAACCCTTTTTCTTGTTCTCCATCATAAATATAGCGTTTATTGGCGGTTCCGCTAATATAATCTTTTAGCGCTTCGTAGCTCGGCGACTCTTTTTCGATCTCCAAGATGCGATCCGTCCATGCGTTGGACAAAGTACGGGCCGGTGCACCAATGCTGCGCTTGATAATAACTGTATCGTTTTCTGTGCTGTCAATCAACTGCTGCTTATACAGCTGTGACGCGTGAATGCATTCTTTTGTTGCAATGAAACGTGTTCCCATTTCTATTCCTTCAGCTCCTAGCGCATGCGCCGCCATCCATCCGCGGCCGTCGCCAATGCCCCCAGACGCGATCACAGGAATCGACACGGCATCGACCACTTGCGGAATCAGAACCATTGTCCCGATATCATCACGGCCGAGGTGCCCCCCACCTTCATGCCCGACGACCATAACGGCATCCGCCCCAAGCATCTCCGCCTTTTCAGCTTGGCGTCTTGCTGCCACCAACACCAATTTCTTGATATCGGTGCCTTCCAATTGTTCGAAGATCGGTGTCGGGTTGCCGCCAGTCATCGACACAACAGGCACCCCTTCTTCGATCGCTACGTCGAGCATGTGTGAAAATGCACGACCGTGCTCACCGATCGCAAAATTTACACCGAATGGCTTATCTGTCAATTCGCGGACTTTGCGGATTTCTTCGCGCAACTCATCTGCCCCCGGAAGGCTCATCGCCGTAATCTGCCCAAGCCCTCCGGCATTCGAGACCGCTGCCGCTAGATCCGCATAAGCTAAATATGCCAGGCCTCCTTGGATGATCGGATAGTCGATTCCAAGCAGTTCCGTGATTCTTGTCTTAAATGCCATAATCCCACTCCTTTTTTGTCCTCTATTTGTCTATTCGCTTCAATTTCGAAATTCCCTTTTCGATGCATGCAGCTTGTCCCGCGCGGACGAAAATAAGTCAGACATCCATGCTATAAGTGTAGTAACGCAGCGTCTTGCATGCTATAATTTCTCTTGTTTTCATTTTGATAAAGTGAGGTGCACGTCCCATTGTCACAACTCGAAACTCCGCTCTTTGATGCTCTATTGAAGCATCGGAATCGGCATCCTATACAATTTCACATTCCCGGCCATAAAAAAGGCCAAGGGGTCGATCCCGCTTTCCGGGAATTTGTCGGCGATAATATCCTGTCGATTGACTTGATCAATATAGCGCCACTTGATGACCTGCATTCCCCAAAAGGCGCCATCAAACAAGCGCAGGAATTGGCAGCGCAGGCGTTTGGCGCAGACCATACTTTCTTCTCAGTCCAAGGAACGAGCGGCGCCATTATGACGATGATTTTGAGTGTCGTTGGGCCGAACGACAAAATCCTCGTCCCGCGCAACGTCCATAAATCCATCATGTCAGCCATCGTTTTTGCCGGCGCCATCCCTGTCTTTATCCATCCGGAAGTCGATCCAGAACTCGGCATCTCCCATGGCATTTCGCCTGAATCAGTAGAGAAAGCCTTAATGGAATATCCCGATGCCAAAGCAGTGCTTGTCATCAATCCAACTTATTTCGGCGTAGCCGCTGATTTGAAACGCATTGTCGATATCGCCCATGACAAATCCATTCCTGTGCTGGTCGATGAAGCGCACGGCGTCCATATCCATTTCCATAAATCCTTGCCAGTTTCCGCGATGGCAGCAGGCGCGGACATGGCTGCCACTTCGGTCCACAAACTAGGCGGCTCTATGACCCAAAGTTCTGTTTTGAATGTGCGTGAAGGATTGGTATCGCCGAAACGCGTCCAAGCGACTTTGTCGATGCTTACGACGACCTCGACATCCTACCCAATACTGGCATCGCTTGATACCGCACGGCGACAGCTCGCGATCCACGGCTTCGACCTGATCGACCAGACCATTCGGCTGGCACAGGACGCTCGCAAGCGGATCAATAAGATTCCCCATTTGGTATGCGTTGGGAAAGAGCTGCTTAATTCTTCCGCGACTTACGATATGGACCCGACCAAATTATTGATCAGCGTCAAAAACCTCGGCATCACCGGCCACCAGGCAGAAGAATGGCTGCGCGAGAACGCCAACATCGAAATCGAACTGTCCGATTTGTATAACATCCTCTGCCTCGTCACACTCGGTGATAGCCGGAAAGAAATCAACTTGCTCGTCAACGCCTTGCAGCGTATGAGTGAAGCCTTGGAGACTGAACATGCGGTTGCGGAACCGATTGTCTTATTGCCTGAAATTCCGCGGCTTGCGATGACGCCTCGCGATGCTTTCTACGCAGAGACGGAAATCATTCCGATCGATGAAGCGGTGGGACGTATCTCGGCCGAGTTCATCATGGTTTATCCACCGGGCATTCCGATTTTTATCCCGGGCGAAATCATTACCGAGGAAAACATTTCCTACATCCATACGAACGTCAAAGCCGGGCTGCCGGTGCAGGGCCCTGAAGATGATTCGCTCCAAACGCTTCATGTCATCAAAGAACATCATGCATTCCGTTAAGGATAGACAATAAAAAGGATCCAGCGCCATGAGCGCTGGATCCTTTTTTGTCGTCAGATTCCTTCTATTTCATCCGGATCTACAAACTCATAGCCTTTGTCGCGCAGCCCTTCGATGATTTGCGGCAGCGCTTCATTTGTCCACTCCCTATCATGCATGAGCAAGTTTCCGCCGCTATTGAGTTCAGGGGCGTTGATCATAATTTCCGTCAAAGCTTCCGGTTCCATATAACCCTCCATGAAATCATAGCCGTATGTCCAGTTCATGCGCACCATGCCCTGTTCTTCGGCAAGCGCTTTACTGAACTCGGTGTTTACGCCAAACGGGGCACGGAAAAACTTCGGCGCCTCCCCGATGATCGCTTCGACACGCTCATTCAGTGACACGATCTCATCTTGCTGGACGCTTTCTGTGGACTGTTTCAAGTTGACATGGGTATTCGTATGGTTTCCGATCGCAAAGCCCATGTCGTGAATTTCAGACAAGGTCTGTTGTTCTTCCTCTGTATCGAGGAAATGCCCGTTGACGAAAAAGATAGCCGGTACATCAAGTTCTTTCAAGGTTTCGGCCATTTCAAGCGAATATGTATCCGGTGCATCATCGATCGTGATCAAGACTGCT
It encodes the following:
- a CDS encoding NAD(P)H-dependent flavin oxidoreductase gives rise to the protein MAFKTRITELLGIDYPIIQGGLAYLAYADLAAAVSNAGGLGQITAMSLPGADELREEIRKVRELTDKPFGVNFAIGEHGRAFSHMLDVAIEEGVPVVSMTGGNPTPIFEQLEGTDIKKLVLVAARRQAEKAEMLGADAVMVVGHEGGGHLGRDDIGTMVLIPQVVDAVSIPVIASGGIGDGRGWMAAHALGAEGIEMGTRFIATKECIHASQLYKQQLIDSTENDTVIIKRSIGAPARTLSNAWTDRILEIEKESPSYEALKDYISGTANKRYIYDGEQEKGFGWAGQVTGLIRDVPTVQELFDRMIQQTEEIRKRWGIIERE
- a CDS encoding aminotransferase class I/II-fold pyridoxal phosphate-dependent enzyme; translated protein: MSQLETPLFDALLKHRNRHPIQFHIPGHKKGQGVDPAFREFVGDNILSIDLINIAPLDDLHSPKGAIKQAQELAAQAFGADHTFFSVQGTSGAIMTMILSVVGPNDKILVPRNVHKSIMSAIVFAGAIPVFIHPEVDPELGISHGISPESVEKALMEYPDAKAVLVINPTYFGVAADLKRIVDIAHDKSIPVLVDEAHGVHIHFHKSLPVSAMAAGADMAATSVHKLGGSMTQSSVLNVREGLVSPKRVQATLSMLTTTSTSYPILASLDTARRQLAIHGFDLIDQTIRLAQDARKRINKIPHLVCVGKELLNSSATYDMDPTKLLISVKNLGITGHQAEEWLRENANIEIELSDLYNILCLVTLGDSRKEINLLVNALQRMSEALETEHAVAEPIVLLPEIPRLAMTPRDAFYAETEIIPIDEAVGRISAEFIMVYPPGIPIFIPGEIITEENISYIHTNVKAGLPVQGPEDDSLQTLHVIKEHHAFR
- a CDS encoding polysaccharide deacetylase family protein — its product is MKKRNWLLPTCAVFLLGACSDETASEPEDTAQEQSAQTDDVEEDVASEQSASDQEEQAEIEEQEVAEEQGVEEDSEQAAEPRYRINPQNSQVEPIGDANEQAVLITIDDAPDTYSLEMAETLKELDVPAIFFVNGHFLDTEEEQQTLSEIHDMGFAIGNHTNTHVNLKQSTESVQQDEIVSLNERVEAIIGEAPKFFRAPFGVNTEFSKALAEEQGMVRMNWTYGYDFMEGYMEPEALTEIMINAPELNSGGNLLMHDREWTNEALPQIIEGLRDKGYEFVDPDEIEGI